ttttgttttttttttttttgagatggagttttgctcttgttgcccaggctggagtgcaatggtgtgatctcggctcactgcaacctctacctcctgggttcaagtgattctcttgcctcagcctctcaagtagctgggattacaggcatgagccaccacgcccggctaattttgtatttttattggagacagggtttctccatgttggtcaggctggtctcgaacccccgacctcaggtgatccgtccgcctcagcaatcccaaagtgctgcgattacaggtgtgagctaccgcgcccggacgcatattttatactttgtaaTTATTGGTACTTAGTGGGGCTGACAATCACAATGCTACCTCCTGCCCCTTCTACTCCACACAAATGGATGCATGACCCATCAGGTCAGGCAAAGGACTCCATCATCCTGACCAAAGTGATTAGTTCAGGTGTGGGTTTGTGACCTAAGCAAAGCCAACCATAATCTTCTGCTCAAAGCTCTCTTGCTTTTGAGGTTAATGTACTAAGAGGATATGAGATTGAAGCTGCCGACACCCAGCTCTCCCTGCCATAGGACAGAGAATGGGGCCAAGGCATAAAGAGAAGCAGAGCTCTGAGAAGTGGAATGAGAGAGACCTGATGACATTGTTTGAGCCCCTGAGATCAGCCTTGCCTGAGGTCAGTAATACCACCACATTTCTCAATTCTCATCTTGCTTAAGTTTGTCTTGGTTTGCCTGGGTTCCTATAACTTGCTATTAAATCAGACCTAATACAGAAATGGAATGAAGTATGGAATTGATGGCACTGAAGTGAAGTTGAAGCCGTGGAGATCCCCACTTGGCTGGGGAACTGGAAATCCCTGCTATTTGGTATCAAACCAGCTGGTTAAATGATCGTCTATTTTATCTTGAGATTCAAGTCATGTATCCATCAAAGTGGAGATTTCCAACatgcactggaaaaaaaaaaaaaagcttggatGTTGGAGTATGTTGACCTCTTCTTGAGATTTTCAGTAAGGTCCTCCAGTTTGACTCTCCTCCATGCTGGCAGAATCAGAACAGTATACAGCTTTGTTTAGAGTtgacttttctgccttttttttttttttttttctgagacagagtctctctctgtcacccaggctggagtgcaatggcgtgatcttgactcactgcaacctccgcctcctgggattaagcaattctcctgcctcagcctcatgagtagctgggattataggcacgcgccaccacgcctggctaatttttgtatttttagtagagacagggtttcactatgttggtcagactggtctcaaactcctgacctcaggtgatccgcccaccttggcctcccaaagtgatgggattacaggcatgaggcacttgCCCCGCTGCCTTTTCTGCTTTTGACCAGCAATCCAGGGTGCTAAAGGTCATATAATCATGCATCTTATAGACTATAAGGGCCAAATCCTTTGCCCCAAACTAAAGTGAGTAAGAACAAAGGCCTAGAGGTGGAAAATCCAGTAGGAGATATTGGAGTGAGTTTAGGGTCTGGGAAGTTCCAGAAAAAAAGGGGAGAATTCTGATCCTCCAAGCTATACCTGAATGCTTCCCTTTCCACACCCCCAAATTAAATAAGATGTATTTGGCTTGGAATTCAGACAGTGTTGGGGGTTCTGGTGCCTGGGGACTCTGGCTGTGAATCCTGTGGGAGAGAATGGGATGTATTGGGCACGCACTTCATGCACCTTCTTGGATTCCCTAAGCcacctccttctttctctctcttggttGGCACCCTGCCTGTGCTAAGTAGCCCTTCTACTTCCACGTCTATAGTAGAAATGCCACACAGCAGACCATGGGAGCTAACTTCCCAACAGCCACCCAGGGAGCAAATGATGCAACTGAGAAGTGCAGGGGAGTTAGCTCCTTGTGGGGTACAATCTTGGCCaacagaaaacaggagaaaagaggGGAACAGAAGCATTAATTCCTTCTCAAATCTCCCCTTGGTGAACTGCCCCAAGGTGCCGTTTCTCCTTGCAAACACTATGTGCTTGGCAAACAAGCCCGACAAGGGATCTGCTCTCTCCTAATGGCTCATATGAAGTGGTGGCCAGCACAGTACTGCATCATCTTGCATTGCCTTCGTCTCTTCTCCCTTTCACCATCCTGGACTTCCACCTCCCTGCAAAATGTCAGCACTTGCCTCAGAGTCTGCTTTCTAGAGTACTTGGGTTAAGATACGGAGACAAAATCAAAGCCCCCATCGCTACACGAAGTCCCAACAGTGGGGTAACATAAAGGACCTGAGGATGCAGCTGAGCTTCCCTACTCAAATGCAGGGAATCCAGCCCAGACTGCTGGCTTCCTCTCGGGAATCCAGTGTCAGGTCACTGGGTCAGGCCATCTTGGGACTActccccaggaggctgaggcccattCCACAGgctttctttttactctcttgcATTTTCTGCTGAGCACCTAAGATATCCCTTGGGAAAAGCCAGGCCAAAAGCTTGTGGCCTGTTCTGTCTTCTGAGTTTCTATTCTTTTAGGCAACTAGAGGGCAGGAGGCCAGAGTCTGGAAGTTCAAAGTCCCCTCTACAGATGGTCAGCTAAAGGCTTTGGCCAGCCCAGGCTTCTagagggcagaggttgccatAATAGCTGTGTCTGGAGttagggctagggagaaaaagtgTGGCCCTCTGCCCCTTCTTAGTTTGCACTTGGCACAGACTTGGCCACCTCTTTGCAAATCCCAGCTGGCTCAGGCTGCAGGCTGGAAGGTCAGCAGAATGGCCCACATTGGTTCTTAGCTCCCTGAACTCATGCGGTTTCTTCCAAATAATACAGGGCTGTGTAACATAATTGTGCAAATATACTAGCCATGAATGAGGCCCAGAGGCCAGAAACAGCCTGTGAGTCCCTGCTGGGTTTGGCTATGTCATGATGGAGGCAAGTGCAATCAGGACAGTGGTTGCTCAAAGATTACAGCCCAAGCTGGAAAGGATCAAGTGAGATTCTGTGATCTCCACATCACAGCACCCTCCTTTGGAAGGTATTATATGCATGTTCTGCTCCACTGAGGCCAGGGTGAGCCCCCAGGTCTGGTCAGAGGACATAGCAGAACCAGAGCTGCTTCAAGGTCAGAGGTCACCAGTCCTATCTCAGACCAGAGGACTTTTCTCCCTACATCCAAGACACCCAGGTTGCATCCAGCAAAAGAAATTCATTATAGGGGCTCTGCTGGAGGCTGAAGACTCTGCCCAGAGCCCCCAAGTGCTAGAGGTTCTCAGAGGGCCCCCAAAATTCAGTGTCAACTGATAGACTCCCCTGAGCAGTCTTTCAACAATGTGGCCTCAGGGTAATAATGGGCCACGGCCAGAGTTGGAGGAGTAGAGCAAGCTGCAGGTTGCTGGCCCAAGAGTACTTGACTGGTTGCTTCCATCCTGTCCTATGCATCTCCTTGGGGCTTGAGGCCTAGAAGCCGGTACTGCTCAGGGATTTTGACTATCTGGCCAAGACCAAGCTCACTGGAGCGTGAGTTGGCCAAGTGTTGAATAGGTAATCTCTCTTTGGGGGTAGTGAGCAGATTAAGGTTGACTTACCACCTTGGACAGGCCATTATGGAAACCATGAAGCTGAGGGGTAGGGGAATGGCCAAAGTGTGACCTGGTGCTAAGACGCAGAAACCACATGAGCTAGATTGAGACTCACGGAGCAGGACATTATCAAGGATCCCTCATGATGGTTACCAGCTCAAAAAAAAGCCCACGAATCATAGAATCCTCACAACTGACAAACAAGGATCTGGGAATGCTTAATCTCTACGGCAACCTTTAAACCCaaaactggctgggcatagtggctcacatctgtaatcccagcactttgagaggtcaagggaGGTgttatcacttgaggccaggagttcaagaccagcctgaacaacatggcgaaaccccatctctactaaaaatataaaaattagccaggtgtggtggtgggcacctgtaatcccagctactcaggaggctgcggcatgagaatcacttgaacccaggaggtagaggttgtagtgagctgagatcacgccactgcactccagcctaggcgacagaggaagactgtctcaataaataactCAAAACCATGTCAAAAGGGAAGTGGGATGCTTCAGTTCCAAAGGTCCATCCTCTCAGGGATGTGCATAAAGAACAACGGACAAAGGAGACATTTCCCAGTGGAAAGGACCAAAAACAATAGGTTTTGTTGAACAAGAAATTCACTCCACTGTCCAGAAGGATGTGTTATATACTGTAGATTAGCGACCATTGTATTCTCCTCTCCCCTATTCCAAATGGAAggttttaaaataactgttataGCGAGGTGCAgtgacatgcacctatagtcccagctagtcagaaggccaaggtgagaggatcacttgagcctaggagttcaaatctagcctgggcaacatagcaagtccccatcttaatttaaaaaaagaattaaaaattattcagtcgtgtgtatctgtagtcccagcttctcaggaggctgaagcaggagaattgcttgagcccagcagttcaggtccagcctggacaacattagcaagaccccatctctttaaaacaaaTTGTTATCCTCTTTCTCTCCATTATTTTACCTTGGTTATAGGACAAGTATGGGGTAGCTAAGTTTATCTTTTACCCATAGATGGCAAAATCTTAAGAAGTCATATCCAGACCTGAGCAAGAATTGCCCATCACCAAGGGACCCTGGACTGAGGACTCAATAAAGCAACTGGATGTGATTCTGTTTTATCTCCCATTGGGAAATAGGTGAATGTGGTTTTTGTTGGGTCTATGATTATTGCATTCTCAGGCAGGCACATTTTTGAAATTGTATGTCTGTCAAGAAAAGTATAGGTGGATGCAATAAAGGGTGGGATATAGTGGATGCATATTATTTATCTGctcatcatctcttccttcagGACCCATTTCTCCCCCTCCACACAGTCCTGATGAAGTTGTCAATTATGGTGGCCTACTCTTCCATCCTAGTGGTGGGCATGTGTCCAAAGCTGGTCAAAGTCCTCCCTGGGATTTTAATGAGGAACTAATGAGGCCAACATATGGAAGGAAGGGGAGCCAAGAGATGGAGGCATCATCTTTTGAACCCCTAGATCCAGCCATGATTCAAGGCAGATACATCCTTTGATTTATCAGTTATGTAAACCAATTAATTCCAATTGGCCTAAACATGTTTGAGTTGGGTTTTTGACACTTGCAACTGAAAAGGTCCAGACTAATACATgcacacagagagacacaaacACCATATTGTTCAAACTCATCAGACATTATATAAGTCTTCCATGATCTTActggggtcagcaaactttttatCTAAAGAACAAGATAGATATTTTAGGCTGTGTGGGCCATATATGGTCCCTGTTTCGCTTTCTTGTTTCGTTTTGATGACgcttcaaaaatgtaaaagaaatttcTTAGTTTGGTAGTTCATATAAAAATAGGCCACAGACCAGATTTGGCCCACAAGCCATCGTTTGCCAACCCCTAATCTAGACCATGTCAACCCTGAAGCTTTGGAACCACACAGTCTGCCAGTCCCTAGCCCATACTGTAAAGTATGAagcaagatattttaaatatcattttggtTCAAGTGTCTTGACATGACTCAGTAATGGTAAGGTTCAGGGTAGCGTTAGGAATGGGAAAAGGGTCTTATCTTGTGCCCATTATCTGCCACGCAACGGGTACTGAATAAATGgtaattactattatttcttggtaataaagataatttttcaaaatgatggAGCTGTCTAAATGGCTTTGTCCAAATGTCTCAGTTCATCCTTGAAGACTTTTCCCCTTCTTAATCTCCTTCAGAAAGTATTTCACAGACCTCCCCTACCAATAAAGTCTGAATTAGGTACTCTCCTTCTTGCTAGCACAGACCTTCTATGGCCCTCCATTGTAACTGGATTATTTGTCTCTCGTTCCCCTTGACTCTGAGTACTTGGAACATGCCTGAGCCCCAACATGTAGCATAGTGCTTAGCACCTAGCCTGAGAGGACTCTGTGCCTCCATGTGAATATCAGTTTGAGGGTGCAGGTACTGTGTGTCTCTGTTTGTGTCCAGGATGGTCACTCTGGGTATCAGCATTGTGCTGGTGTACATATACCCTCTGGTTCTTCTCTCAGTTGGAAAATATTTGTGGATGTCTATCACAACTTACCTGGTAATATTACTGCCAGATCTATGTTTCATTCCCATTCCCTCCAAAAATGAGTCAAAGACAGAAGAACAGGTGGGAacaagttttcttagaaactgttATGAAGGAGGAGTCCTCCAACCCCACCCCCACATCTTTTACTATCTGACATGTTATCAGATCAGAGGCCTTCAGCCTCAGCAACATCTGGGGATTAGAGTGACCCCACACAGCTGGGGCCTCAGACTAAGCTGATCCATGTCTGTGGGGTGGAGGGGAAATCCTCCTGGGAAAAATATGTGCAAGGCCCTACAGGCCCAGGAAAGACTGACCAAGGCAAGGTGAGTCATGGTGTTCTAAGCTGAATCTTTTGCCCATCTCACAGAAGCAGGCAGGAAGCACCACCATTGATCAGCTTTATATGGCACCCACTGTATAcaacagacagacaaagacagacagacagagcaCACACCACTTCTAAGCTCAACACTGCTCACCAACTAGAAGCACCTCGGTTAAGCACATGTGAGACACTCTTGCATAGGAAAGATGTACTTTTTAAAGGAATGAAGAAGTATTTTGGCAAAACATCTACTTTCCTCTCAGGTCCGGGGTAAAGAGGGACCTCTAATTCTGAAGCTTCTACATGTTGAAAAATTTCCCCTTCTCAATGGCAGTATATACAGTAGCAAACCTTCCAAGTCTGTTGTCACAGCCCTATACAGATATCCTGAATCTACTTTACAGGTGGGCAAACTTAGACTAAGAGACAGAAGGTAGCCTGGAGCAAGGGGACATTGGGACTGGTTCAAGGGGAAGGGAAACAAGAGGTGTCTCAGCTCAGCCAAAGGCAGGGCCTCTGTCTACCTGGATTGGCAAGGGAAAGGCTCAGGTGGCCAGAActccctctttcttcctgcctGGGGAAGCAGTGGTTCCACAGGAAAGGCAGTCCCACTCTTGCTGGCTAGGGGGCCTCCTGGGATGGCAAAGGCCAGGGCGGACCTGAGCTCCGCCTGGGGCCTCTTCCGGGATGCACTCTGAGTTTGAGGATTGTGGATTGTGGGTTCACTGCTTCTATAACTTTCTCATTACCTGCATATGAGCCTAGACCTCAaatccttaattatttttaaaagggaagggTCGGGGAGTGGCTTCAGAGGGAATGAGACACAGAACAATCTTTCCACAGCCTCCCTCTGCCTAGGCTGGGGCTGTCAAGGGTCTCCTTCACCCTGTCTCCTAGGGATATTTAAAGGCAGCTTTTATGAGACTCTatactgtctttttttgttgtttgtctttttgtttgtttctttgttttaatttatatagatatatatattcttaaaaaagCAATAGTCCTTTGGTCCCTAAACTCTAAGGAATGATATGATTTTGTAAGAAGTGAATCTGGGCTTCCCTTGTGGAGAAGCCCTTGGCACCCCCAACGCCCTCTGCTGGTTCCCCTGGACAGTCACTCTTCACCAGCCCTAGTTGCTCTGCCAGCCTGCGCTCTATGCTGCAGGCACAGAACAACCCACTTGATAAAAACAATCCTTAGAGTGGCCTTAGCCCCAGGCACCAGCCTTGGGTCCGATCCACCTCCGTCTGTCCGCAGCTGCTCCTTTGGGAAGGGCTGCTCAAGCGTTTCTGtgcttttcctctcctttcttctcactCTTCCGTTTCTGTTGTTGTGTATTAAttgataaagagagagagaagaaaaaaggcaaaaatcaccTTGGAGGGCAAGACCAGAAGAGCAGCTTGCCCCCATCAGTGACATCTCAGGTGAGTGGCTGGACCTCTCTTCCTGAGGAGCAGGGCTGCAGCAGGACCCAGGCAGCAGCCCAGTCCACTGAAGCCAGACTTGAGTCCTGAGCAAAAGACCCCAACCCCACATCCCCTCCAGAAGGCTCCTGGGGTAGCTCAAAGTGAGGCAGGGCCATGTGGGCCTTCTGAGACAGAAAATCTCTAAAAGTTGCAGGCAGCATCCTATGGACCCATGACCTTGCCAAAAATGTAGAAGAACTTGgcccatctctctctccatcaCCCACCAGGCCCTGCAGATTCCAACCTCTGAAGCATGTTTGcttctcttcctccatctccaCGTTCACTGCCATTATCTCAGCCCTTACTTCTAGTCCTTTCTCTGCTTAAGCTCCTCAacggttctttctcatcttcaggATAAAGTCGAAACTCATGGCCTGAAGACTCTTGAAAACTGGCCCAGAGCGACTTTTCTAGTCTCATTTTCCAGCCTCCCGGACCCTCCCTACGTACTCTCATTGGCTATCTCTGGAGTAGAACTGCTTCCCCAGGCAGAAAAGACTCTGATTATGTCTCCTAGACTACGGGGCAGGAATGTTGTCTAATTGATCTCCTTGGATTGAAGGAAAAGCAAAGTCACCATCTGAGGATTCCTCCTAGCTCCCGGCTCTTTTCTCTATCCCAGACTTTCTCAGAGGTGGGTGCCTCCAAGGTCCCAAAAGGAGGACCATCAAAGCTGGGAGGGCCTCATCACTCAGGCCTCATCTACCTGGGGTCCATCAGGGACTCACCTTTCTGTGGCTGGTCGGTGAGAGCAGGTCAGTAAGGCCGGTTGGCATCCTTGGGCCGCTTTAGCTGGACCTTGAGCCTCTTCATGCCAATTTGAAAGCCATTCATTGCCTGAATAGCAGTCTGGGCACTAGTTGGATTGTCAAAACTAACAAACCCTGGAGGGTGTGGGCAAAGAGATTAGCTGGGAACTCTGCCTGGCAGGGCCTCTGACCCAGCCCCCTCCGGCCAGTTCCATCAAACACATACCCCTCCACTATTTGCATACACACATGGATATAGAGTCACAGGCAGACGGCCTGAGATTCCTAAAGGTGTGATTCTTGGAAGGATAGGAGGCAACTCTGAGTGTGTGTGCAGGGTCAGTGTGTTGATCGGGATGTTTCCGTGTTTTTCCTGGCATGGGTTGGCTGTCTCCCTCCACAGCTCCCATTCTGGTCCTCAGAACATAGTTGGAGTCGGAGGGGATCTTTGGTCTCAGAACCAAactcctcctgccctggccagaCTCCAAAGCTCTGACCTAGCTGGCCACATTCCCGGTGGACACCTGATTGTCGTCCCAGGTAAACCTGAAATAaagcttgttcttttttttttttttttttttttgagacggagtctcgctgtcgcccaggctggagtgcagtggcgggatctcagctcactgcaagctccgcctcccggctttacgccattctcctgcctcagcctcccgagtagctgggactacaggcgcccgccacctcgcccggttagttttttgtattttttagtagagacggggtttcaccgtgttagccaggatggtctcgatctcctgacctcgtgatccgcccgtctcggcctcccaaagtgctgggattacaggcttgagcaaccgcgcccggccttttttttttttttttttttgagatggagtcttgctctggcacccaggctgtagtgcagtggtgccatcacagctcactgcaaactctccctcccggattcaagaaattctcctgcctcagcctcctgggtagctgggattacggacacccatcaccacgcccagctaatttttgtatttttagtagagatggggttttgccatattggccaggctagtttcaaactcctgacttcaagtgattcacctgccttggcgtcccaaagtgctgggattacaggcatgagccaccctgcctgaccAAGGCTTGTTCTTAGCCTAAGCTTAGCCCCATCACTGGTTTGTGACCCCATTTTGTGCCATACATTCAATCTCAGGAAATCACTGCATTATGGAAGGACAATCGTAGGGTCTGTagggaatcctttttttttttttttttttttttttgagacggagtcttgctctgtagtccgggctggagtgcagtggccagatctcagctcactgcaagctccgcctcccgagtttacgccattctcctgcctcagcctccggagtagctgggactacaggcgcccgccacctcgcccggctagttttttgtatttttagtagagacggggtttcacggtgttagccaggatggtctcgatctcctgacctcgtgatccgcccgtctcggcctcccaaagtgctgggattacaggcttgagccaccgcgcccggccttgtagGGAATCCTTTATAGTCAGAGGTGGGAGAGGCGTAGGGGTAGGTTCTCAGCTCACCAAAACACTTGCTCTGGTTGGTGGCTCGATCCACAAAGACTTTAGCAGAGACAACGGCTCCAAAGGGCAGGAATGTCTGTATGAGTTCCGCATCACCAAACTCCTGAGGCAGGTGATAGATGAAGAGGTTACAGCCTTCGGGGCCTGCAGGAACAGTAGCAGGCTGGTTCAGGGGAGGGACCCTGAGTCCAGCCCCACCAGGCTCTGTTCTCCAGCCCCCAGTCCCTCACCTTCTCTCTGCTGCTGGGGCAGGGCTGAAGGTTGCTGGGGAAAAGCTGTGCTCACTGGGGCATAGGCCGACGGATAGGCTGctggagacagaggtgggagtgGGCAGTAATCCCCAGGAGCCCTTCCCCAAGGAGGGCCCCAAGTGCCTGGCCGCTTTTGACCAATTCAGCCCAGTCCACCATAACCCTCACCCCAAGAGAGGTCGTTCTGGGGGTAGGAGAAGATGGGAGGATCAACTCCTCGGAACAGAGCCTAAATCCCCCACAACTCTCCCTATTTCTTTCTGGGGCCCTTCAACCTCCCCCAGGCCGCGTAGCGCCAAGTGAAACCTGCGTAGTGGTGCATCCCAGCGTAGGCCTGCTGCAGGGGGTCAGCCACGCCAGGGCTCTgggctggggagagaggggcGCAAGGCCCACGGTGAAGGCAAGCAGGCGAGCGGAGTGGGTGAGAAGCTCAGGGAGTGTGGGAGGTGGACGTTGGCTGTGAGAggcagcagggaaggagggagatcTCTTCCCAGGGAAGCCAGGCCCTACCCCCCATCCCCCCGCTCCCCACTCCATTTCGGGGGGATTTGGGCGGAGCGGGGGGCCCACCTGGGTAAGGGGAGAGCCCGTTATTGTAGAGCGTATCGGAGCCCGGCTGGCCGTTGGTCTGGGGGGTCAGAGGGCCGAATCCATTGACCCCGATGGGCGCCGGAAGACCTGGGAGAGTGCCAGGGCCGCTGCCGGGCGGGGAGTTGGCTGCTGATGGCGGAAGAGGTCGGAGAGTCAGGACGCCGCCCGGCCCCGCCCGGCCCCTCCCAGGCGCGCCCCAGTCCTTGGGCACCCTACCTGCCGCGGGCAACAGAGGAGCAGCCACCAGGCTAAAGGCCGCCACATGCTGCATCTGGGCCGCCACTGCCGCCACCGGGCCTAGGCCTGGGCCCTGTGCCGCGGCCAGCAGGGCCGCCTGGTGCTGCAGGATCTTTGGGAGGAAAGATGGGCGAGAGTGGAGGGCCAAGGGGCAGTCAGCTGCCCGtgctcccagccccaggcctggCCCACCCACCTGCGCGCCCTTGCACGCAGGTGCCCGGTACCTACCGCCGTGGTGTAGGCGCCGCAGGCCCCTAGCGGCAGTGGCGCGGGGTGGAAGGCGCCCAGCTGGCCGGCCATCTGCTGCATCCGCCGCAGCGCGCGCTCCCGGTCAGTGTCCGCCAGCTTGACCACGAGGCTGGACGAGGCgccctgggcagggcaggggagacCGTGGTGACCGGTTCTGACCCTGGCCCCGGCCCGGGGCCGAGCGCCTTCCCCATCAGGTCCTTTCGCGGGGCACCGAGCACATTCGGGAAGGAGAAGCCCGTCCCCATCCCACTGGTCTCACCCTCAGCCCGGGGAATCCGCCCTCACCGCCATGGTCCGGCTGCCGTGCAGACCCTGGATGGCCGCCTGAGCTTCCCCTTGACTCCCAAACTTCACAAAGGCACAGCCTGGGACAGGACAGAGGGAGCGGGTGGCTCAGGCCACAGAGGCCAAAGAGTCATGTGGCCCAGAGTGAGGAAGGGTCACCAGGAAATCCCGGGGTCAGCTCAGGTCACCTTTACTGGTGCCGTCAGGACTCCGCAGGACCGTGCACTCCTCGATGTGGCCAAAGGGCTGGAACAGGCGTCTGACGTCCTCCTCACCCTGCTGCTTGCCCAGCATCCCCACAAACAGCTTTCGGTCCTCTGGGGACAAAGCCAGGAATGACCTGGGGACCCCAAGTCTTCCTAGATCCCCCAAGAGTAGCCCGAGGAACTTAGGAAGGTAGCTCACCAGTCTCACTCTGGGAAGCAGAGAGAGTGAGAAGGCCCTGGGCGTCCAGGGTTGGTTTTCATTAAGGGGCAGGATCTGGGGAAAGGATCTGGAGAAGGGAGCTCAGCTCAGCTTTCCCTCAGGAAAACCTGGGTCCTGGGGAAACCCAGAGAGTCTCAGGGCTGCTCTTGTGGGGAGTGATGCAGTCTTGATATCTTTGACTGGGTAGAGCCCTATATGCATGGTTTTACATGTTTGACCTTTCTGTTCTTAGAGTTCGGGAAATGCTGTTTCGGACCATTTCTGTAGTATTAAGGAAGAGGGTGCTCAGAGAAAGCCTTTCTATTCAGACTGGGTCCAGAGAAGAGAAGTACATCCTTGCTGGTCATCCTGATAGTGCTGGCTAGAATCAATGCCCCTTCCTGCTCATATCAAGGAGGGTTCTGGATTTAGAAATAGCACACAAAACAGTCCTCTCATCCTACTGCCTCATCTTTAGGCACTGAGCACTGGCATGATGAATCCTTAACCTCTGCACCACATCCAACCTGGATGCTCCTCCCAAAGGCCTACAGAGAGCAGGACCTTGGTTTCCTGAGCCTCCAACATTAGCATTTTCCCTACTACAGTTGCTGAACCTCTGACCCCTTTCCTTAactcccacctccaccaccctG
The window above is part of the Macaca fascicularis isolate 582-1 chromosome 7, T2T-MFA8v1.1 genome. Proteins encoded here:
- the CELF6 gene encoding CUGBP Elav-like family member 6 isoform X8, which encodes MAAAPGGSAQPAGPGPRLGFSTADSGVGMSGLHPGPAVPMKDHDAIKLFVGQIPRGLDEQDLKPLFEEFGRIYELTVLKDRLTGLHKGCAFLTYCARDSALKAQSALHEQKTLPGMNRPIQVKPAASEGRGEDRKLFVGMLGKQQGEEDVRRLFQPFGHIEECTVLRSPDGTSKGCAFVKFGSQGEAQAAIQGLHGSRTMAGASSSLVVKLADTDRERALRRMQQMAGQLGAFHPAPLPLGACGAYTTAILQHQAALLAAAQGPGLGPVAAVAAQMQHVAAFSLVAAPLLPAAANSPPGSGPGTLPGLPAPIGVNGFGPLTPQTNGQPGSDTLYNNGLSPYPAQSPGVADPLQQAYAGMHHYAGPEGCNLFIYHLPQEFGDAELIQTFLPFGAVVSAKVFVDRATNQSKCFGFVSFDNPTSAQTAIQAMNGFQIGMKRLKVQLKRPKDANRPY
- the CELF6 gene encoding CUGBP Elav-like family member 6 isoform X10; this encodes MAAAPGGSAQPAGPGPRLGFSTADSGVGMSGLHPGPAVPMKDHDAIKLFVGQIPRGLDEQDLKPLFEEFGRIYELTVLKDRLTGLHKEDRKLFVGMLGKQQGEEDVRRLFQPFGHIEECTVLRSPDGTSKGCAFVKFGSQGEAQAAIQGLHGSRTMAGASSSLVVKLADTDRERALRRMQQMAGQLGAFHPAPLPLGACGAYTTAILQHQAALLAAAQGPGLGPVAAVAAQMQHVAAFSLVAAPLLPAAANSPPGSGPGTLPGLPAPIGVNGFGPLTPQTNGQPGSDTLYNNGLSPYPAQSPGVADPLQQAYAGMHHYAAAYPSAYAPVSTAFPQQPSALPQQQREGPEGCNLFIYHLPQEFGDAELIQTFLPFGAVVSAKVFVDRATNQSKCFGFVSFDNPTSAQTAIQAMNGFQIGMKRLKVQLKRPKDANRPY
- the CELF6 gene encoding CUGBP Elav-like family member 6 isoform X3, coding for MAAAPGGSAQPAGPGPRLGFSTADSGVGMSGLHPGPAVPMKDHDAIKLFVGQIPRGLDEQDLKPLFEEFGRIYELTVLKDRLTGLHKGCAFLTYCARDSALKAQSALHEQKTLPGMNRPIQVKPAASEGRGEDRKLFVGMLGKQQGEEDVRRLFQPFGHIEECTVLRSPDGTSKGCAFVKFGSQGEAQAAIQGLHGSRTMAGASSSLVVKLADTDRERALRRMQQMAGQLGAFHPAPLPLGACGAYTTAILQHQAALLAAAQGPGLGPVAAVAAQMQHVAAFSLVAAPLLPAAANSPPGSGPGTLPGLPAPIGVNGFGPLTPQTNGQPGSDTLYNNGLSPYPAQSPGVADPLQQAYAGMHHYAAAYPSAYAPVSTAFPQQPSALPQQQREGPEGCNLFIYHLPQEFGDAELIQTFLPFGAVVSAKVFVDRATNQSKCFGFVSFDNPTSAQTAIQAMNGFQIGMKRLKVQLKRPKDANRPY
- the CELF6 gene encoding CUGBP Elav-like family member 6 isoform X5, whose translation is MAAAPGGSAQPAGPGPRLGFSTADSGVGMSGLHPGPAVPMKDHDAIKLFVGQIPRGLDEQDLKPLFEEFGRIYELTVLKDRLTGLHKGCAFLTYCARDSALKAQSALHEQKTLPGMNRPIQVKPAASEGRGEDRKLFVGMLGKQQGEEDVRRLFQPFGHIEECTVLRSPDGTSKGCAFVKFGSQGEAQAAIQGLHGSRTMAGASSSLVVKLADTDRERALRRMQQMAGQLGAFHPAPLPLGACGAYTTAILQHQAALLAAAQGPGLGPVAAVAAQMQHVAAFSLVAAPLLPAAAANSPPGSGPGTLPGLPAPIGVNGFGPLTPQTNGQPGSDTLYNNGLSPYPAYPSAYAPVSTAFPQQPSALPQQQREGPEGCNLFIYHLPQEFGDAELIQTFLPFGAVVSAKVFVDRATNQSKCFGFVSFDNPTSAQTAIQAMNGFQIGMKRLKVQLKRPKDANRPY
- the CELF6 gene encoding CUGBP Elav-like family member 6 isoform X17, encoding MNRPIQVKPAASEGRGEDRKLFVGMLGKQQGEEDVRRLFQPFGHIEECTVLRSPDGTSKGCAFVKFGSQGEAQAAIQGLHGSRTMAGASSSLVVKLADTDRERALRRMQQMAGQLGAFHPAPLPLGACGAYTTAILQHQAALLAAAQGPGLGPVAAVAAQMQHVAAFSLVAAPLLPAAAANSPPGSGPGTLPGLPAPIGVNGFGPLTPQTNGQPGSDTLYNNGLSPYPAAYPSAYAPVSTAFPQQPSALPQQQREGPEGCNLFIYHLPQEFGDAELIQTFLPFGAVVSAKVFVDRATNQSKCFGFVSFDNPTSAQTAIQAMNGFQIGMKRLKVQLKRPKDANRPY